The DNA region GATATGGCCCACGCCGACCGTTCGGCGGTCGGCGTGGGCGGATTGTAAGGGGAAGACCCGCCGGCCGCGCCACCCGCCGGCGGCGATCCGGCTACTGCGTGCCTCGTAGGCGCGGGTCGAGCGCGTCGCGCAGCCCGTCGCCCAGGAAGTTGAAGGCGAACATAGTGATCGCCAGCGCCAGGGCTGGAGCCAGCACCTGGTTGGGATAGCTGCGGACAACACCCGAGCCGTCGGCGATCATCGATCCCCAGGAGGGTGTCGGCGGATTGACCCCCAGGCCAATGAACGACAAGAAGGCTTCCAGCGCAATGTAGGTCGGGATGGCGAGCGTCTCGTACACGATCAGGGGCCCGATGATGTTGGGGAGAATGTGCCGCTGCATGATCCGGTTGTCTTTGACCCCAATGGTGTGGGCGGCCTCAATGTATTCCTTCTCGCGCACCGAAAGGACCTGACCCCGGGAGAGACGTGCCATGGTCTCCCAGGCGGTGATCCCCAGGCCGATGAAGATGAACAGCATGCCGCCCATGCGGTTGTCGAGTGAGCTCACGGCGTAGGCGAAAGTGCCCTGATCGGGCCGGGCGAAGGTCGAGCGGAAGAAGGCCATCAGCAAGATGACGAACAAGATGGTCGGGAAGGCATAGAGCACATCGACCGTCCGCATCAAGAAGCTATCCGTCCGCCCGCCTCGGTAGCCGGAGACGGTGCCCACGACCAGCCCGATCGCCAGGCTGATCAGCGGAGCGATCAGCGCCACGGTCAGGGAGACGCGGGAACCGTACACGACCCGGCTGAACAGGTCCCGCCCCACGTAGTCTGCACCCACCAGGTAGTCCATGCTGATCTTGGCATACGGCTTCATGAAGGGGAAGATGACCAGCATCCACGGCGGGACCTTGTTGTTGTCGATCAGGGTCTGCTCATAGTAGCTGTAGGGAGCGATCACATCGGCAAAGATGGCGGTCAGTGCCAGGATCAGGATGATCACCCCGCCGAGGACCGCAGCCCGGTTGCGCCGCAGCCGGCGCCAGGCATCCAACCACAGGCTTTCGCCTTTCTGGGCGCGGGGAACACCGGCGGCCCCAGCCTTCAAGACATCCGTCTGAACACCCATGGCGGGCCTCCGAGCAGCCTATTCATACCGGATGCGAGGATCCATCCAGGCATAAGCCAGATCGACGAACAGGTTTGCGATCACCAGCAGGAAAGCATACAGCAGGATCGTGCCCATAATCACCGGATAATCTCGGTTGGTGATGCTGGTGACGAAGTAGCGGCCCATGCCGGCGATTCCGAAGATGGTTTCGGTGACGAAGGTGCCGGTCACCAGGGCGGCGAACAGTGGGCCCAAGACGGTGATGACCGGGATCAACGCGTTCTTCAAGGCATGGCGGACGATGATCACCCGTTCGGCCAACCCCTTGGAGCGCGCCGTCCGGATATAGTCCTCCCGGATCACCTGCAGCAGCGTGGCGCGGGTCAAGCGGGCAAGGATGGCCATGCTCCCCAGGCCCAGCGCAAGAACGGGCAGGGCTGCCCGCCGGAAGTAGTCCGGATTGAGATTGGTTGGGAGGAAGAAGAAGGTGAAGGGGGGCTTGGCACCCCA from Anaerolineales bacterium includes:
- a CDS encoding ABC transporter permease yields the protein MGVQTDVLKAGAAGVPRAQKGESLWLDAWRRLRRNRAAVLGGVIILILALTAIFADVIAPYSYYEQTLIDNNKVPPWMLVIFPFMKPYAKISMDYLVGADYVGRDLFSRVVYGSRVSLTVALIAPLISLAIGLVVGTVSGYRGGRTDSFLMRTVDVLYAFPTILFVILLMAFFRSTFARPDQGTFAYAVSSLDNRMGGMLFIFIGLGITAWETMARLSRGQVLSVREKEYIEAAHTIGVKDNRIMQRHILPNIIGPLIVYETLAIPTYIALEAFLSFIGLGVNPPTPSWGSMIADGSGVVRSYPNQVLAPALALAITMFAFNFLGDGLRDALDPRLRGTQ